The DNA sequence ATAGCAGTTTTTCAGGTATATTCAAGGCTTTTGCAACTGCATCAAGAGCCTCTTTCATAGAGACCTCTTTGCTATTGACCCGTGGCTTTTCAATACGTACTTCTTCATGGATATACTTATTCAACAGTGTACAGAGTGCTCCATTTCCAGCAGGATGTGTTTTGTCTCCTCTAATCTTAGGAAAGACCTCTTTGTCCACGATGATACGACAGGCATCGTAACAGTCTAAACCACAAGCAGTGTCTATACATTCACTCATTTAATCTCTATCTTTATTAGTTGGGAAAAGTGTTGTTTTGGCGCATCAATATAAATTTCAGCTCGATAAGAGGAGATATATTTTTCATCTGCAACACGCCATACTTTGTTGACATGATAGTCCGTTTTTGTATCATTTAAATACACTTGCTTCTCTTTGATATTTTCAACCTCTTCAGATTCAAGATAAAATACTAACTTTGCACGACTTGTATCATCTATCCTTGCCAATGGTGTCCCCCGTGTGATAAAATCTCCCTCTTTAACCATCAGTTTATAAAGATACTTTCTATACAACACCACACTTTTCTTTTTAATTGTATCTTCAAGCATTGCTAATTTGTATCGGGTATCAAGCAACTGTTTCTTCAAAGAAGCAATCTTTTCTTGGGTACCAAGGTATTGTGTTTTGGCTGAAACATAAGCATTATAGGCACTGTCTTTTTGTGTTTTCGATGCAGTAACAATTTTGGAGATACGCTTGTAGTGCTCCTGCTGACGCTCAACCATCTCTGAGAGTGATGAGGCAATCTCTCTGTTAATCTCTAACATCTTTTCAAAAAGCACAATACTCTCTTTGGTCGCTTGCAAATTGGCTTTGTCCAGCAGGTCATCAATATGTATAACCTGTTTTTTAGATATCAATCTTCCTTCTGCATTGATATCTGCCTCAAGTACCCGTCCACTTACAGAAGACTTAAGAAGCACTGAATCATAAGGCTCTACTTTGGCATAGTAAATTTTTCCCCATCCCAATATCGGTACTAGAAATAGAAATAACCATAACCTTTTCATATCAATCTATTCACACTTGGTCACAATAGAGGAGACAAGATCAATGAAGACTGTTGCTGTTCTCTCATCAATTTCCTTGTCCACCATAGTTTGCCGGATCTCACGTTCAAGCTCTTCGTCCAATCCATGATCCTCAAGTATTTTCTCTGCTACGGCCAAACGCCTAAATATAGCCTCCAGCTCATTCTCTACCACATTTTGGTTGGCAGTTTTGGCAATCTGAAAATATGAAGACTTGGGTGAACGTCCCATAAAATCTTCCGTGTAGTCATCATATCCATAATCATTGTCATCATCTTCAAGCATTCCCATGTGTTATCCTTTGTCAATATTTACAGGTAAACATATTATAACTGAGAAAAATGAATAATGAGTGAGTGGTCTCTTGTGATAGAATAATAGAAGGGGTGGCGTGTTACTTTGTTATATAAATATCATTTTTACAATCTTAGGAGCAACGATAAGCCGGGTTCTGTCGTGGGTAGTTATTTATCTAGACCTGCTGTTGCCAACAGGTTCAAGCGAAGCACTATTTGCCTTAAGGCATAGCAAGAGTTATTACCATATGCTTCTTGCTGCAGACAGGGTTTACCTAGCTGAATATGTTACCATACCCACTGGTGGTCTCTTACACCACCCTTTCACCCTTTACCATAGGAAGTTCTCTTGCAAAAGAAACAAAGTCCCTTTTGCACTCCTCTCACTAAAGTTATATGCCTATTGGCAAGAACTAAAGTTATGGTTTTCTACTCTCTGTTGCACTTGCCCTCGGATTACTCCGGCCATCCGTTAGATGGAGTCCTCTCTTGCATGCAGCCCGGACTTTCCTCTCGTGGCAAAAAGCCACCAGCAACTACCTATTGCTCCTGAGAATGAATTATAGCATACAATATAATAAATTGATAATTACACTGTTGCTTCAAGCGCATACTTCTTGCCAAGCTCGTATGCTTTGAGGTTTGCTTCATGTACTTTTTTAGGTACCTTGGAAAGCATAGTGTCGATCAGAAGTTGTTCATCCAATGCATTCATTAGTGTATTTGCAATTGCCAATGCTACAACCGACTGAGTAATAACATTACCAACTTCTTCTTTTGCAATCGTAATAATTGGTATTTCAACAATATTCCATTTTTTTCTATCTTCTTCTGTTGGGTGTACAAGGTTTGGCTCAACAACAATGATACCACCTTCTTTTACACCTTTTTTAAACTGTTGATAGCTTACATCAGCAACAGAGAGCATAAAGTCTATCTGCCCATCAATTGCATAGGGGTACCATATCTCTTCATCATCCAATTGGATATCAACAACTGTTGGACCTCCACGTACTTGTGAAGTATAGGTTGCGGTTTTAAGACCATAGCCCCCCTCTTTGATCTTTGCTGCTGCAAAAATCTCTCCAGCAAGAAGAACCCCTTGTCCGCCAACACCAGTAAATCTCATTATATTTCTACTCATGGCTCTTCTCCTTATATCTTTTTCTTAAAGTCATCTTGCGTAATAGGACCTCTTAGACCCTGATGTACTTTCTGTATCTCTTTATACATATCACAATATTCATTGACTTCTGTATCTTGTTTTAAGATTCCCGTAGGGAGGAAGTTTAGCTTCTCCTCTTCCGGAAGAGCATCATACTTCTTCTTGGAAATTGTAATAGAATCAATCCAGTCAAGATTTGCCATAGCAGACTGCATTTTATTCTTTCTACCAAGATTGATATGGCAGTTAGACATTGCTTCAACATAAGAAAACCCTTTGTGTTGCATTGCCTGAAGTAATAATTTTTCTAATTTCTTTGGTGCTGTAACATTCTCTCTTCCAACAAAAGATGCGCCTGCAGCAATAGCAAGCTCACATCCATCGAATGTTGGGTCAATATTACCTGCCTTTTGAGAGACTGTCCACATACCCTGAGGTGTTGTTGGAGAAGTTTGAGAATTTGTCAGACCATAGATAAAATTCTGAATAATAATTAGTGTAATGTCAATATTTCTTCTACATCCATGGATCGTATGGTTACCACCAATGGCAAGACCATCACCGTCACCTGCTACACTACGCTGCAGGCGCATCTTTGTTGGAAGAGTGCTACCGTTCTTCCATGGGTAGTGTGTACCGTATTGAAGTCAACATAGGAAGAGAATCTTCCTGAACATCCAATACCAGAAACAACACAAACATCATCTTTTTCCCAACCGAGCTTCTCAATTGCACGGATAAAAGTTTTCAAAATAACCCCATCACCACAGCCCCAACACCATAGTGTTGGCATTTTTTCCATTCTTAAATAATTATCATAATTAAATGCCATCTTAAAGCTCCTTTACTTTTTCAATAATATCTGCAGGAGAGAAGGGGCGACCATTTGTTTTTGTCAACTTTTCAATATCTCTTCTACCCATACATCTTTGTACTTCTTCAAGGTACTGACCTTGGTTAAGTTCTACAGCAAGAACCTTGTCAAACTTCTGACCAAGTTCATACATGCGCTCTTCTGGGCTTGGCCAAATAGTAATAGGTCTGAATAGACCGGCCTTAATTCCTTCTTTTCTAAGCACATTGACTGCCTCTTTGATAGCCAGCGAAGCCGATCCATAACCAATTAAGAGAATGTCTGCATCATCAATCATATATTCTTCATTACTTTCTATCTCGTCTCTATGATCATCAACTTTTCTGAAGAGTCTATCAATTAGTTTTCTACATGTTTCAATCTCTTCTGTTGGAAATCCCATTGCATCATGGTGTAACCCAGTAAAATGGTATCTATATCCTGTAAACATAGGGTTAAGCACTGCAGGCTCATCCTCTGCAACTCCATACGGCTTATAGTCTGCTGCATTGCCTTCAAATTTTTTTCTTGGCTTAATCTCTGCTTTTACTACTTCTGGTGTTGGAATCATTGCTTTACCGTGCATATGCCCTAATGTCTCATCCAACAGAACAAATACTGGTTGCATAAATCTATCTGCAAGATTAAATGCTCTAACTGTTTCAGTATAGCATTCTTCCAATGTTCCTGCACATACAGTAATGGACTTGTAGTCACCATGGCTCGGATTCTTCGCCTGAGCAACATCACCCTGTGCAACACGTGTTGGAAGACCAGTTGATGGTCCCCCTCTCATAACATTAATTACAACCAAAGGCACTTCTGCCATCTGTGCTAGACCGAGATTCTCTGCTTTGAGAGAAATACCTGGACCTGAAGTAGCAGTCAACGTTCTTAAACCTGCCATACCCGCACCAATTGCTGCAGCAACCCCTGCAATTTCATCTTCCATCTGAATTGCTGTACCACCTATTTTAGGAAGTAGGTCAGAAATTGTATGCATTACTTCACTTGATGGTGTAATAGGATATCCACCAAAAAACATACATCCTGCATCTACTGCTGCAATAGCAGCAAGGTCATTACCTGTTGAAATAATTTCTCTTGTTGCTGACATTAGTTCGCCTCCTTGTACTCGTCAGGTAATCTATACCCATTATTTCTAATTGCTTCCTGTCTTACTTTTGAAGAATCAGTTAGTTTTGCAAATTTGTATTCTTTTTTTTCTGCCACATAGATTGCAAAATCTGGACAACAAAGTTCACACTCATTGCACCCAATACATGCCTCAGATGCAATGACGGAAATCATTGCTCCAAGTACTGAAGTTGCTTCAGGCTTCATTGCAAGAACACCTGCAGGACATGCATCCACACAAATATCACAAGCTTTGCAACGATCCGTGTTCACCCATACGGAAGTATTTTCTGGAGCTGCCATTACTGCCATATTTTCCCCTTTTTATTAAAAGTTTTTCGTGAGATCATTTAAGAGATATATCCCTTATTCACTAAGTAGAGGATAGCTTACTTTTCGTAATGTTGCTATGAATAAGCTTGAATTATTGGAAGCATAAGGGGTGTTGTTACCATTTGAAGCAACACTTTTTTACTTTTTATTGATTTATTTTTCCAATTGCACAAGAGATAAAACTTTTGGCTTTTGCTGACCCACTTTCCATAAAACCCATTTTTTCACCCACAAAAGGATATCCCATCTCTTTTAATATTTTTGAGAGTGTTTCTATTTGGCTTTCTTCAATATCAAGCATAATTTGACGTGGCTCTTTTTCAAGATCAACCTCTACTTCACCAAAAAGTGGACGTAGTTTCTCTTTTAAGGTATGTGCACATCCACCGCATTTAACGTTCTGTACCTTGAATGTCTGTATCATTTTGTTACCTTTTTTTAGTATATAAGGGGAAATTCTTTTTTAAGACTGAACAAAAATATTCAATGCCTATAGGTGACTTGATTTACTAAAGATTTAGAGGTTATTTCAAAGGAGATTATTTCCAGTCAAGTGACTGAAAAACTCCTCCGAAGATTTAGTGAAGAAAGTTACCTGGAAAGAACCTCTTTGACAGCCTTGCCAATCTCTGCTGGAGAGACTACAACTTTTACACCTGCTGCCTCAAGTGCATCCATTTTCTCTTTTGCTGTACCAGCACTTCCTGAAACAATTGCACCTGCATGTCCCATTCTTTTACCTTTAGGTGCAGTCTGTCCTGCAATAAAAGCAACTACTGGTTTGGTAATGTTCTCTTTGATAAATTTTGCTGCTTGAATCTCAAGATCTCCACCAATCTCTCCAATCATTACAATTGCTTCTGTCTGAGGATCTGCCTCGAACATAGGAAGAAGCTGTTTGTAACTCAAACCGATAATTGGGTCACCACCAATACCTACTGCAGTAGTAATACCATAGCCCTCTTTGACTACCTGATTTGCACCTTCATAAGTAAGTGTACCAGACTTGGAGATAAGACCAACATTTCCTTTCTTAAAAATGTTTCCAGGCATAATCCCAATTTTACATTCTCCAGCAGTAATAACACCTGGGCAGTTAGGTCCAATGGTCATCATGCCATGTTTCACTGCATAGGCTTTTGCCATCTGCATGTCACGTACCGGTGCGCCTTCTGTAATGATAACAGCAAGCTCAATACCTGCATCTGCTGCTTCCATTACAGCATCAGCAACAAATGCAGGTGGAACAAATACCATAGAGACAGTTGCGCCTGTTGTGTCAACTGCATCTTTCACTGTATTAAAAACAGGCTTTCCAAGATGCTTCTGACCACCCTTATTTGGTGTTACACCACCAACAATATTTGTTCCATATGCCAAACACTGTTCTGCATGAAATGTTCCTTCGCTTCCCGTGAAGCCTTGCACTATGACTTTTGTGTCCTTGTTTACCAAAATACTCATTATAGCCCTCCTTTTGCTGCTGCAACCGCTTTAGCCGCACCATCTGCCAGGTCTGTTGCAGGAATGACATTATCAATATTTGCATTTTTCAAAATCTCTGCTGCTTCAGGAGCATTGGTTCCATCAAGTCTTACAACAACAGGTACGCTAACATCAACCATTTTTGTTGCCTCAAGAATACCATTCGCAATTCTATCACAACGTACAATGCCACCAAAGATATTGACAAAAATTGCCTTAACCTTTGGATTTTTGAGGATAATCTCAAACCCTTTTGCCACTGTCTCCGCATTGGCTTTACCACCAACATCAAGGAAGTTTGCTGGTGTTCCACCCATATAGTTAATCGTATCCATGGTACCCATTGCCAGCCCTGCACCATTGACCATGCAACCAATCTCTCCATCAAGTGCAATATAACTCAATCCGTAACGCGCTGCTTCTCTCTCATCAGGATCCTCTTCGGAGATATCTCTCATCTCTTCAATTTCAGAGTGTCTGTAAAGTGCAGAGTCATCAAAGCCCATCTTACCATCAAGTGCAAGGAAATTACCACTACCTGTTTTAATAAGTGGGTTAATCTCAATCATTTCTGCATCTTTATCCATATAGACTTTGTAAAGTTTGGAAGCAAAATCCATAAACTTTTTTTGTTCATTTTTATCTGTAATATTAAGACCAAAAATAAGTTCTCTGGCGTGGAATCCCTGAAATCCAATTGCAGGATCAACTACAACTTTTACAATCTTCTCGGGAGTCTCTTCCGCTACTTTCTCAATTTCCATACCACCTTCCGTGGAAGCCATGATTACCGGCATCTCTTTTGCCCTATCAAGCACCACACCAAGATAGAGCTCATCTTTAATGTCTGCACCCTCTTCAATATATACTTTTTGTACCAGTTTTCCCTCAGGACCAGTCTGGTGTGTAACCAATGTCATACCAAGAATCTCTCCTGCAAGTACCTCAACCTCTTCGATAGACTTGGCAAGCTTCACGCCACCACCAAGTCCTCTACCTCCAGCATGGATCTGTGCTTTAACAACCCAAATATTCCCGCCAAGTTCATGTGCTGCTCTCACCGCTTCTTCAGGTGTATTTGCAACAATTCCTCTTGGTGTTGGCACACCGTACTGAGCAAAAATCTGCTTTGCCTGATACTCATGAATATTCATGCAGTCTCCTTTTTTCAATAAGTTTTTACATTATACGCCTACTATAAACAATAAGTGATTAATTGCATTATCGTAGAGGGTGAATTACAGAAAGTGGTAATTTTTTACACAGTTTAGAGGAAGTGGAGAGTAGAAAGATAGCAAAATACTATCTTTCTATCTAAAAATATATCATACTGTTTAGGCTTTAGGAGAGATCATCTCTTTGGGCTGAACATACTTCTCAAACTCCTCTTCTGTCAATAAGCCTAATTTAACTGCTTCCTCTTTAAGTGTTGTACCATTTGTATGTGCTGTTTTAGCAATCTTGGCAGCATTCTCGTACCCAATATATGGATTAAGTGCGGTCACCAACATCAGTGAATCATTAAGGAACTTTTCAATCTTCTCTTCAATGGGTTCAATGCCTACAACACAGTTAGTATCAAAGCTTCTCATAGAGTCAGCCAGTAGTCTAACAGACTGGAGAATATTGTAAGCAATGACAGGCTTAAATACATTTAACTCAAAGTTTCCCTGTGATGCAGCAAATCCAACAGCTGCATCATTTCCCATCACCTGCACGGCA is a window from the Sulfurovum sp. genome containing:
- a CDS encoding 4Fe-4S binding protein encodes the protein MAVMAAPENTSVWVNTDRCKACDICVDACPAGVLAMKPEATSVLGAMISVIASEACIGCNECELCCPDFAIYVAEKKEYKFAKLTDSSKVRQEAIRNNGYRLPDEYKEAN
- the sucD gene encoding succinate--CoA ligase subunit alpha; amino-acid sequence: MSILVNKDTKVIVQGFTGSEGTFHAEQCLAYGTNIVGGVTPNKGGQKHLGKPVFNTVKDAVDTTGATVSMVFVPPAFVADAVMEAADAGIELAVIITEGAPVRDMQMAKAYAVKHGMMTIGPNCPGVITAGECKIGIMPGNIFKKGNVGLISKSGTLTYEGANQVVKEGYGITTAVGIGGDPIIGLSYKQLLPMFEADPQTEAIVMIGEIGGDLEIQAAKFIKENITKPVVAFIAGQTAPKGKRMGHAGAIVSGSAGTAKEKMDALEAAGVKVVVSPAEIGKAVKEVLSR
- a CDS encoding 2-oxoacid:acceptor oxidoreductase family protein; this translates as MSRNIMRFTGVGGQGVLLAGEIFAAAKIKEGGYGLKTATYTSQVRGGPTVVDIQLDDEEIWYPYAIDGQIDFMLSVADVSYQQFKKGVKEGGIIVVEPNLVHPTEEDRKKWNIVEIPIITIAKEEVGNVITQSVVALAIANTLMNALDEQLLIDTMLSKVPKKVHEANLKAYELGKKYALEATV
- a CDS encoding heavy-metal-associated domain-containing protein, translated to MIQTFKVQNVKCGGCAHTLKEKLRPLFGEVEVDLEKEPRQIMLDIEESQIETLSKILKEMGYPFVGEKMGFMESGSAKAKSFISCAIGKINQ
- a CDS encoding HlyD family efflux transporter periplasmic adaptor subunit; protein product: MKRLWLFLFLVPILGWGKIYYAKVEPYDSVLLKSSVSGRVLEADINAEGRLISKKQVIHIDDLLDKANLQATKESIVLFEKMLEINREIASSLSEMVERQQEHYKRISKIVTASKTQKDSAYNAYVSAKTQYLGTQEKIASLKKQLLDTRYKLAMLEDTIKKKSVVLYRKYLYKLMVKEGDFITRGTPLARIDDTSRAKLVFYLESEEVENIKEKQVYLNDTKTDYHVNKVWRVADEKYISSYRAEIYIDAPKQHFSQLIKIEIK
- a CDS encoding 2-oxoglutarate synthase subunit alpha, producing the protein MSATREIISTGNDLAAIAAVDAGCMFFGGYPITPSSEVMHTISDLLPKIGGTAIQMEDEIAGVAAAIGAGMAGLRTLTATSGPGISLKAENLGLAQMAEVPLVVINVMRGGPSTGLPTRVAQGDVAQAKNPSHGDYKSITVCAGTLEECYTETVRAFNLADRFMQPVFVLLDETLGHMHGKAMIPTPEVVKAEIKPRKKFEGNAADYKPYGVAEDEPAVLNPMFTGYRYHFTGLHHDAMGFPTEEIETCRKLIDRLFRKVDDHRDEIESNEEYMIDDADILLIGYGSASLAIKEAVNVLRKEGIKAGLFRPITIWPSPEERMYELGQKFDKVLAVELNQGQYLEEVQRCMGRRDIEKLTKTNGRPFSPADIIEKVKEL
- a CDS encoding DUF2018 family protein, giving the protein MGMLEDDDNDYGYDDYTEDFMGRSPKSSYFQIAKTANQNVVENELEAIFRRLAVAEKILEDHGLDEELEREIRQTMVDKEIDERTATVFIDLVSSIVTKCE
- the sucC gene encoding ADP-forming succinate--CoA ligase subunit beta; amino-acid sequence: MNIHEYQAKQIFAQYGVPTPRGIVANTPEEAVRAAHELGGNIWVVKAQIHAGGRGLGGGVKLAKSIEEVEVLAGEILGMTLVTHQTGPEGKLVQKVYIEEGADIKDELYLGVVLDRAKEMPVIMASTEGGMEIEKVAEETPEKIVKVVVDPAIGFQGFHARELIFGLNITDKNEQKKFMDFASKLYKVYMDKDAEMIEINPLIKTGSGNFLALDGKMGFDDSALYRHSEIEEMRDISEEDPDEREAARYGLSYIALDGEIGCMVNGAGLAMGTMDTINYMGGTPANFLDVGGKANAETVAKGFEIILKNPKVKAIFVNIFGGIVRCDRIANGILEATKMVDVSVPVVVRLDGTNAPEAAEILKNANIDNVIPATDLADGAAKAVAAAKGGL